Part of the Aquimarina sp. MAR_2010_214 genome is shown below.
GAAGATCTTTTACTTGCCAGAGCAACAGTACAAATGCCTTTGCTACGTAAAGAATTTATCATCGATGAATATCAATTATTAGAAGCCAAAGCTCATGGAGCCGATGTAATCTTATTAATTGCAGCCGTTTTATCACGCGATGAGATCAAATCTTTATCCCAGTTTGCCAAAAGCTTATCACTCGATGTATTATTAGAAGTTCATAACCAGGGCGAATTGCAAAAATCAATCATGCCATCTTTGGATATGCTGGGTGTAAATAATCGAAATCTAAAAACATTCGAGGTGAGTACAGATATTAGTAAAACACTAAGTACTCAAATCCCGGATGATTTTGTAAAAGTTTCAGAGAGTGGCATTAGTTCTATTGAAGCTATAAAAGACCTAAAACAATATGGATATAAAGGTTTCCTTATCGGTGAAAACTTTATGAAAACCGAAAACCCCGGAGCCAGTGCTGTAGAATTCATAAAAGATCTAAAGAAATGAAACTGAAAGTCTGTGGGATGAAATATCATGAAAATATAAAAGCTGCAGCAGCGCTGAAACCAGACTATCTCGGCTTTATTTTCTATGAAAACTCTCCCAGAAATTTTGAAGGAGAAATTCCAAAATTACCGGATCATATCAATAAAGTGGGGGTTTTTGTTAATGAGTCAATAAATCAAGTTGTTTCAAAAATTGCTAAACACAGTTTAGATGCTATACAACTTCATGGAGATGAGAGTCCCGAATATTGCAAGGCGTTAAAGGAAGTAGAACTGTCTCTTCCGGTTAGTAAAAATGGAAAAGAAATTGGTTTTGAACGCTATAATTTCGAAGTGTGGAAAGTATTTTCTATCAAAGACCAATTTGATTTTAAGGTATTGCAACCTTATGAAGGTGTGGTAGATTATTTTCTCTTTGACACTAAAGGAAAAGAAAAGGGAGGCAATGGATATACTTTTGATTGGAGTGTCTTAAAAGGCTACCCCTCTTCTACTCCATTCATTTTAAGTGGCGGTATTGGACTTGATGAAATAGAAGCTGTTGTATCTTTTCAGGAGAGCCCAGAATCTAAATATTTACATGCTATTGATGTAAATAGCAAATTCGAAAGTGAGCCAGGATTAAAAAAAACAGAAAATCTCGAAAAATTTATAAAGCGTGTCATTTCAACATAAACGTAATGACAACCAAAAACTACAGAAAATGAATTATCAAGCTAACGAAAAAGGATATTACGGAGATTTTGGAGGAGCATATATTCCCGAAATGCTTTATCCTAATGTCGAAGAATTACGAACTACCTATCTGGATATTATGAACGAACCTTCTTTTAAGGAAGAGTTTGATCAATTATTAAAAGACTACGTTGGTCGTCCTTCTCCTTTATATTTCGCCAAACGTCTTTCAGAAAAACACAACACCAAAGTATACCTTAAACGCGAAGATCTTAACCATACCGGTGCACATAAAGTAAATAATACTATTGGACAAATTCTTGTAGCCAAGCGATTAGGTAAAAACAGGATTATTGC
Proteins encoded:
- the trpC gene encoding indole-3-glycerol phosphate synthase TrpC gives rise to the protein MNILDKIIADKYKEVELKKSLIPIKQLENSVLFDRQTNSLAKALQNSDTGIIAEHKRRSPSKSVINQKVSVQDVADGYQNAGACGMSVLSDGKYFGGSLEDLLLARATVQMPLLRKEFIIDEYQLLEAKAHGADVILLIAAVLSRDEIKSLSQFAKSLSLDVLLEVHNQGELQKSIMPSLDMLGVNNRNLKTFEVSTDISKTLSTQIPDDFVKVSESGISSIEAIKDLKQYGYKGFLIGENFMKTENPGASAVEFIKDLKK
- a CDS encoding phosphoribosylanthranilate isomerase, giving the protein MKLKVCGMKYHENIKAAAALKPDYLGFIFYENSPRNFEGEIPKLPDHINKVGVFVNESINQVVSKIAKHSLDAIQLHGDESPEYCKALKEVELSLPVSKNGKEIGFERYNFEVWKVFSIKDQFDFKVLQPYEGVVDYFLFDTKGKEKGGNGYTFDWSVLKGYPSSTPFILSGGIGLDEIEAVVSFQESPESKYLHAIDVNSKFESEPGLKKTENLEKFIKRVIST